A genome region from Synchiropus splendidus isolate RoL2022-P1 chromosome 5, RoL_Sspl_1.0, whole genome shotgun sequence includes the following:
- the LOC128759412 gene encoding band 3 anion exchange protein-like isoform X2, whose amino-acid sequence MKDNKQETYWQETGRWQGYEESFDPQAGVWGSSHISYLTFKSLVQLRRTMNTGVTIFDCEEKTLASVAEKMVSEMISKKLVKPGDKQGLLNSLLQTHSRSADPESQTLTGGVDLKRFSVNERSDETDRVEASMVLVGALDFLEKPTVAFVRLKEAVVLDSALEAPVPVRFLFVLVGPSHTDMDYHETGRAMAALMADKVFNQAAVQAKSVKDLTEAVADFMDCSIVIPPTEIQNEAMLSSIISFQKKLLQDRLQPRETVVQQDGKKRKVSISTGPPPEDPLSRTGRPFGGMIRDMKKRYQHYKSDITDALNAQVLAAIIFIYFAALSPAITFGGLLADKVENMMGVPELLISTSIQGIIFCFIAAQPVLVIGFSGPLLVFEEAFFAFCKSQEIEYIVGRVWVGVWLVIIVVIIVAFEGSFLVRFISRFTQEIFSILISLIFIYETFAKLGRTFRAHPLNLNYAHLNSSVENPWQPRVEEMVIYDNATGNTTVVINTIRPPYPNTALLSMCLMLGCFFIAYFLRQFKNGTFLPGKVRRLMGDFGVPIAIFLMIVVDYNVEDTYTQKLVVPKGLMVSNPAVRGWLINPFGEHQPFPVWMMFACCVPALLVFILIFLESQITTLIISKPERKMVKGSGFHFDLLVLVGMGGLSAIFGVPWLSAATVRSVTHANALTVMSKGPKPVIEKVMEQRISGIVVALLVGLSILMEPILKMIPMSALFGIFLYMGVTSLNGIQLWDRMLLLLIPKKYHPDEPYATRVSTGRMHLYTAIQIVCLAVLWIVKSSPISLALPFILILTIPLRMFMTGRLFTELEMKCLDADDAKVTFEEEPGQDVYCETQMPL is encoded by the exons ATGAAGGACAACAAGCAGGAGACCTACTGGCAGGAAACTGGCCGATGGCAGGGCTACGAGGAGAGCTTCGACCCCCAGGCCGGAGTCTGGGGCTCCTCGCACATCTCCTACCTCACCTTCAAGAGCCTGGTCCAGCTGCGCCGCACCATGAACACTG GTGTGACCATTTTTGACTGTGAAGAAAAGACCCTGGCAAGCGTCGCTGAGAAGATGGTCAGTGAGATGATAAGCAAGAAGCTGGTCAAGCCTGGCGATAAACAGGGACTTCTGAATTCACTGCTTCAGACCCACAG ccgatcagctgacccagagAGCCAGACTCTGACTGGAGGGGTGGACCTGAAGAGGTTCTCAGTAAATGAGAGG AGCGATGAAACAGATCGAGTCGAGGCTTCCATGGTGTTAGTGG GTGCTCTGGACTTTCTGGAAAAGCCCACGGTTGCATTTGTGCGTCTGAAAGAAGCAGTGGTGCTGGACTCAGCCTTGGAGGCTCCAGTACCGGTGCGCTTCCTTTTTGTTCTGGTTGGTCCCAGTCACACTGATATGGATTACCACGAAACTGGACGAGCAATGGCAGCACTAATGGCAGACAAA GTTTTCAACCAGGCAGCGGTTCAGGCGAAAAGTGTGAAGGATCTCACCGAAGCAGTGGCTGATTTTATGGACTGCAGCATCGTCATCCCGCCTACTGAGATCCAGAATGAAGCCATGCTCAGTTCCATCATCAGTTTCCAAAAGAAACTGCTGCAGGACAGATTACAGCCCAGGGAGACCGTCGTCCAACAGGACGGCAAGAAACGGAAAG TTTCCATCTCCACTGGGCCCCCACCTGAAGACCCCCTCTCTCGGACTGGTCGGCCATTTGGTGGGATGATTCGAGACATGAAGAAGCGCTATCAGCACTACAAAAGCGACATTACCGATGCGCTGAATGCCCAAGTCCTGGCCGCCATCATCTTCATTTACTTCGCAGCCCTGTCACCGGCCATCACTTTCGGTGGCTTGCTAG CGGATAAGGTTGAAAATATGATGGGCGTCCCAGAGCTGCTCATTTCCACCAGCATCCAGGGCATTATCTTCTGCTTTATTGCTGCTCAGCCGGTGCTGGTCATCGGCTTCTCCGGACCTCTGCTTGTGTTTGAGGAGGCCTTTTTTGCC TTCTGCAAGTCCCAGGAAATCGAGTATATCGTTGGGAGAGTGTGGGTCGGCGTGTGGCTGGTCATCATTGTTGTCATCATTGTGGCCTTCGAGGGCAGCTTCCTGGTCCGCTTCATCTCACGCTTCACCCAGGAGATATTCTCCATCCTCAtctccctcatcttcatctatGAGACCTTCGCCAAACTGGGGAGG ACCTTCAGGGCCCATCCACTCAATCTCAATTATGCTCATCTGAACAGCAGTGTGGAAAATCCTTGGCAGCCTAGAGTGGAAGAGATGGTCATTTATGACAATGCCACCGGCAACACCACTGTTGTCATTAACACCATCAGGCCACCGTATCCCAACACAGCGCTGCTGTCCATGTGCCTCATGCTGGGCTGCTTCTTCATCGCCTACTTCCTGCGGCAGTTCAAGAATGGGACTTTTCTCCCAGGAAAG GTCAGACGCTTGATGGGAGACTTTGGCGTGCCTATTGCGATTTTTCTCATGATTGTTGTGGACTATAATGTTGAGGACACCTACACTCAG AAACTGGTGGTTCCGAAAGGCCTGATGGTGTCCAACCCTGCTGTGAGAGGTTGGCTCATCAACCCATTTGGAGAGCACCAACCCTTCCCTGTGTGGATGATGTTCGCCTGCTGTGTCCCCGCTCTTCTTGTCTTCATTCTCATCTTTCTGGAATCTCAGATCACAAC CTTGATTATCAGTAAACCAGAGCGCAAGATGGTCAAAGGCTCTGGTTTCCACTTTGACCTGCTGGTGTTGGTGGGCATGGGTGGGCTGAGTGCCATATTTGGGGTCCCCTGGCTCAGTGCTGCCACCGTGCGGTCAGTCACCCATGCCAATGCTTTGACTGTCATGAGCAAGGGGCCCAAACCTGTGATCGAAAAGGTGATGGAGCAGAGGATCAGTGGCATTGTGGTGGCCTTGCTGGTTG GTCTGTCTATTCTAATGGAGCCGATCCTGAAGATGATTCCCATGTCCGCCTTGTTCGGGATCTTCCTTTACATGGGAGTCACATCACTCAACGGCATCCAACTGTGGGATCGAATGCTGCTTCTGCTCATTCCAAAGAAATATCACCCTGATGAACCGTACGCCACCAGA GTGAGCACAGGAAGGATGCACTTGTACACCGCCATTCAGATCGTATGCCTTGCAGTCTTGTGGATCGTGAAATCCAGTCCAATCTCCCTGGCACTtcccttcatcctcatcctAACCATCCCTCTGCGGATGTTCATGACCGGGCGCCTCTTCACGGAGCTGGAAATGAAATGT TTGGATGCTGATGATGCTAAAGTGACATTTGAGGAGGAGCCTGGTCAGGATGTGTACTGTGAAACTCAGATGCCGCTATAG
- the smarcd2 gene encoding SWI/SNF-related matrix-associated actin-dependent regulator of chromatin subfamily D member 2 isoform X2, with protein sequence MSTRGNFTVPQMNPHLSPMSVGHATGMRMMPVMPQTSAGYPRTMSSAPQYPQRPGMSPNRIGGPMGSHGGQLPGPSYGGNMSMRPNMGPPPMDASRKRFLNHHQQQHEALGGPRRGPKRRKMADKVLPQRIRDLVPESQAYMDLLAFERKLDQTIARKRMEIQEAIKKPIMQKRKLRIYISNTYTPSKPDGEEAEKVSSWELRVEGKLLEEPGKQKRKFSSFFKSLVIELDKELYGPDNHLVEWHRMPTTQETDGFQVKRPGDVNVKCTLLLMLDHQPPQYKLDPRLARLLGVHTQTRASIMQALWLYIKNNKLQDSHEKEYINCNRYFRQIFGCHRLRFSEIPMKLAGLLQHPDPIIINHMISVDPTDQKKTACYDIDVEVDDPLKAQMNSFLSSTTNQQEIAALEVKIHETIEYINQLKTERDFMLSFSNNPQEFIQDWLKSQCRDLKLMTDVTGNPEEERRTEFYQAPWLPEAVGRYVYSKVQQRRQELEQVLGIRLT encoded by the exons ATGTCAACCCGAGGAAACTTTACGGTCCCCCAGATGAACCCGCACTTAAGCCCCATGAGCGTGGGGCACGCAACAGGCATGAGGATGATGCCTGTGATGCCGCAGACCTCGGCGGGTTACCCCCGGACCATGAGCAGCGCACCGCAGTACCCCCAG CGTCCAGGTATGTCACCGAACAGAATTGGAGGCCCCATGGGATCACATGGTGGTCAGCTCCCTGGACCTTCATATGGTGGAAACATGTCCATGCGTCCGAACATGGGGCCGCCACCTATGGATGCCTCCAGGAAGCGCTTTCTAAATCACCACCAGCAGCAACATGAGGCGTTAGGAGGGCCAAGACGGGG GCCCAAAAGGCGTAAGATGGCAGACAAAGTTCTTCCTCAGAGG ATCCGAGACCTCGTGCCCGAGTCTCAGGCTTACATGGACCTGCTGGCCTTTGAGAGGAAACTGGATCAAACAATTGCCCGAAAGCGCATGGAGATACAGGAGGCCATCAAGAAGCCTATAATG CAAAAGCGCAAGCTGCGTATCTACATATCCAACACGTACACCCCCAGCAAGCCGGACGGTGAGGAGGCGGAGAAAGTGTCGTCCTGGGAACTGAGAGTGGAGGGAAAACTTCTAGAGGAA ccCGGCAAGCAGAAGCGGAAGTTCTCCTCTTTCTTTAAGAGCCTTGTGATCGAGCTTGATAAGGAACTGTACGGACCTGACAATCACTTAGTGGAG TGGCATAGAATGCCCACCACTCAGGAGACGGACGGCTTCCAGGTGAAAAGACCCGGAGATGTCAATGTCAAATGCACCTTGCTGCTCATGCTGGACCACCAG cCGCCCCAATACAAACTGGATCCTCGCCTGGCTCGTCTACTCGGGGTGCACACCCAGACCCGGGCCAGCATCATGCAAGCTCTCTGGCTCTACATCAAGAACAACAAGCTGCAGGACAGTCATGAGAAGGAGTACATCAATTGTAACCGCTACTTTAGACAG ATCTTTGGCTGCCATCGCCTGAGGTTTTCTGAGATTCCCATGAAACTGGCCGGCCTGCTTCAACACCCTGACCCCATCATCATCAATCACATGATTAG CGTGGACCCCACCGACCAGAAGAAGACTGCATGCTATGACATCGATGTGGAGGTGGACGACCCGCTGAAGGCGCAAATGAACAGTTTCCTGTCATCCACAACCAACCAGCAGGAAATCGCTGCTCTGGAGGTGAAG ATCCATGAGACTATTGAGTACATTAACCAGTTGAAAACCGAGAGAGACTTCATGTTGAGCTTCAGCAACAACCCGCAGGAGTTTATCCAGGACTGGCTGAAGTCTCAGTGCAGAGATCTGAAG CTGATGACTGACGTCACAGGAAacccagaggaggagagaagaaccGAGTTCTACCAGGCGCCCTGGCTTCCAGAGGCTGTGGGCAGATATGTTTACTCCAAA gtgcAGCAGAGGAGACAAGAGCTGGAGCAGGTTCTGGGGATCCGACTGACCTGA
- the LOC128759412 gene encoding band 3 anion exchange protein-like isoform X1, translated as MKDNKQETYWQETGRWQGYEESFDPQAGVWGSSHISYLTFKSLVQLRRTMNTGVTIFDCEEKTLASVAEKMVSEMISKKLVKPGDKQGLLNSLLQTHSRSADPESQTLTGGVDLKRFSVNERSDETDRVEASMVLVGALDFLEKPTVAFVRLKEAVVLDSALEAPVPVRFLFVLVGPSHTDMDYHETGRAMAALMADKVFNQAAVQAKSVKDLTEAVADFMDCSIVIPPTEIQNEAMLSSIISFQKKLLQDRLQPRETVVQQDGKKRKVSISTGPPPEDPLSRTGRPFGGMIRDMKKRYQHYKSDITDALNAQVLAAIIFIYFAALSPAITFGGLLGAYSNECVRVQNAWSSPITVRLVSADKVENMMGVPELLISTSIQGIIFCFIAAQPVLVIGFSGPLLVFEEAFFAFCKSQEIEYIVGRVWVGVWLVIIVVIIVAFEGSFLVRFISRFTQEIFSILISLIFIYETFAKLGRTFRAHPLNLNYAHLNSSVENPWQPRVEEMVIYDNATGNTTVVINTIRPPYPNTALLSMCLMLGCFFIAYFLRQFKNGTFLPGKVRRLMGDFGVPIAIFLMIVVDYNVEDTYTQKLVVPKGLMVSNPAVRGWLINPFGEHQPFPVWMMFACCVPALLVFILIFLESQITTLIISKPERKMVKGSGFHFDLLVLVGMGGLSAIFGVPWLSAATVRSVTHANALTVMSKGPKPVIEKVMEQRISGIVVALLVGLSILMEPILKMIPMSALFGIFLYMGVTSLNGIQLWDRMLLLLIPKKYHPDEPYATRVSTGRMHLYTAIQIVCLAVLWIVKSSPISLALPFILILTIPLRMFMTGRLFTELEMKCLDADDAKVTFEEEPGQDVYCETQMPL; from the exons ATGAAGGACAACAAGCAGGAGACCTACTGGCAGGAAACTGGCCGATGGCAGGGCTACGAGGAGAGCTTCGACCCCCAGGCCGGAGTCTGGGGCTCCTCGCACATCTCCTACCTCACCTTCAAGAGCCTGGTCCAGCTGCGCCGCACCATGAACACTG GTGTGACCATTTTTGACTGTGAAGAAAAGACCCTGGCAAGCGTCGCTGAGAAGATGGTCAGTGAGATGATAAGCAAGAAGCTGGTCAAGCCTGGCGATAAACAGGGACTTCTGAATTCACTGCTTCAGACCCACAG ccgatcagctgacccagagAGCCAGACTCTGACTGGAGGGGTGGACCTGAAGAGGTTCTCAGTAAATGAGAGG AGCGATGAAACAGATCGAGTCGAGGCTTCCATGGTGTTAGTGG GTGCTCTGGACTTTCTGGAAAAGCCCACGGTTGCATTTGTGCGTCTGAAAGAAGCAGTGGTGCTGGACTCAGCCTTGGAGGCTCCAGTACCGGTGCGCTTCCTTTTTGTTCTGGTTGGTCCCAGTCACACTGATATGGATTACCACGAAACTGGACGAGCAATGGCAGCACTAATGGCAGACAAA GTTTTCAACCAGGCAGCGGTTCAGGCGAAAAGTGTGAAGGATCTCACCGAAGCAGTGGCTGATTTTATGGACTGCAGCATCGTCATCCCGCCTACTGAGATCCAGAATGAAGCCATGCTCAGTTCCATCATCAGTTTCCAAAAGAAACTGCTGCAGGACAGATTACAGCCCAGGGAGACCGTCGTCCAACAGGACGGCAAGAAACGGAAAG TTTCCATCTCCACTGGGCCCCCACCTGAAGACCCCCTCTCTCGGACTGGTCGGCCATTTGGTGGGATGATTCGAGACATGAAGAAGCGCTATCAGCACTACAAAAGCGACATTACCGATGCGCTGAATGCCCAAGTCCTGGCCGCCATCATCTTCATTTACTTCGCAGCCCTGTCACCGGCCATCACTTTCGGTGGCTTGCTAGGTGCGTATTCAAATGAGTGTGTCAGAGTCCAAAACGCGTGGTCCTCTCCAATAACCGTGCGGCTTGTTTCAGCGGATAAGGTTGAAAATATGATGGGCGTCCCAGAGCTGCTCATTTCCACCAGCATCCAGGGCATTATCTTCTGCTTTATTGCTGCTCAGCCGGTGCTGGTCATCGGCTTCTCCGGACCTCTGCTTGTGTTTGAGGAGGCCTTTTTTGCC TTCTGCAAGTCCCAGGAAATCGAGTATATCGTTGGGAGAGTGTGGGTCGGCGTGTGGCTGGTCATCATTGTTGTCATCATTGTGGCCTTCGAGGGCAGCTTCCTGGTCCGCTTCATCTCACGCTTCACCCAGGAGATATTCTCCATCCTCAtctccctcatcttcatctatGAGACCTTCGCCAAACTGGGGAGG ACCTTCAGGGCCCATCCACTCAATCTCAATTATGCTCATCTGAACAGCAGTGTGGAAAATCCTTGGCAGCCTAGAGTGGAAGAGATGGTCATTTATGACAATGCCACCGGCAACACCACTGTTGTCATTAACACCATCAGGCCACCGTATCCCAACACAGCGCTGCTGTCCATGTGCCTCATGCTGGGCTGCTTCTTCATCGCCTACTTCCTGCGGCAGTTCAAGAATGGGACTTTTCTCCCAGGAAAG GTCAGACGCTTGATGGGAGACTTTGGCGTGCCTATTGCGATTTTTCTCATGATTGTTGTGGACTATAATGTTGAGGACACCTACACTCAG AAACTGGTGGTTCCGAAAGGCCTGATGGTGTCCAACCCTGCTGTGAGAGGTTGGCTCATCAACCCATTTGGAGAGCACCAACCCTTCCCTGTGTGGATGATGTTCGCCTGCTGTGTCCCCGCTCTTCTTGTCTTCATTCTCATCTTTCTGGAATCTCAGATCACAAC CTTGATTATCAGTAAACCAGAGCGCAAGATGGTCAAAGGCTCTGGTTTCCACTTTGACCTGCTGGTGTTGGTGGGCATGGGTGGGCTGAGTGCCATATTTGGGGTCCCCTGGCTCAGTGCTGCCACCGTGCGGTCAGTCACCCATGCCAATGCTTTGACTGTCATGAGCAAGGGGCCCAAACCTGTGATCGAAAAGGTGATGGAGCAGAGGATCAGTGGCATTGTGGTGGCCTTGCTGGTTG GTCTGTCTATTCTAATGGAGCCGATCCTGAAGATGATTCCCATGTCCGCCTTGTTCGGGATCTTCCTTTACATGGGAGTCACATCACTCAACGGCATCCAACTGTGGGATCGAATGCTGCTTCTGCTCATTCCAAAGAAATATCACCCTGATGAACCGTACGCCACCAGA GTGAGCACAGGAAGGATGCACTTGTACACCGCCATTCAGATCGTATGCCTTGCAGTCTTGTGGATCGTGAAATCCAGTCCAATCTCCCTGGCACTtcccttcatcctcatcctAACCATCCCTCTGCGGATGTTCATGACCGGGCGCCTCTTCACGGAGCTGGAAATGAAATGT TTGGATGCTGATGATGCTAAAGTGACATTTGAGGAGGAGCCTGGTCAGGATGTGTACTGTGAAACTCAGATGCCGCTATAG
- the smarcd2 gene encoding SWI/SNF-related matrix-associated actin-dependent regulator of chromatin subfamily D member 2 isoform X1, which produces MSTRGNFTVPQMNPHLSPMSVGHATGMRMMPVMPQTSAGYPRTMSSAPQYPQRPGMSPNRIGGPMGSHGGQLPGPSYGGNMSMRPNMGPPPMDASRKRFLNHHQQQHEALGGPRRGPKRRKMADKVLPQRIRDLVPESQAYMDLLAFERKLDQTIARKRMEIQEAIKKPIMQKRKLRIYISNTYTPSKPDGEEAEKVSSWELRVEGKLLEEPGKQKRKFSSFFKSLVIELDKELYGPDNHLVEWHRMPTTQETDGFQVKRPGDVNVKCTLLLMLDHQPPQYKLDPRLARLLGVHTQTRASIMQALWLYIKNNKLQDSHEKEYINCNRYFRQIFGCHRLRFSEIPMKLAGLLQHPDPIIINHMISVDPTDQKKTACYDIDVEVDDPLKAQMNSFLSSTTNQQEIAALEVKVRDAHLQDLGSHDAGRRRRMMSDGVCVPQIHETIEYINQLKTERDFMLSFSNNPQEFIQDWLKSQCRDLKLMTDVTGNPEEERRTEFYQAPWLPEAVGRYVYSKVQQRRQELEQVLGIRLT; this is translated from the exons ATGTCAACCCGAGGAAACTTTACGGTCCCCCAGATGAACCCGCACTTAAGCCCCATGAGCGTGGGGCACGCAACAGGCATGAGGATGATGCCTGTGATGCCGCAGACCTCGGCGGGTTACCCCCGGACCATGAGCAGCGCACCGCAGTACCCCCAG CGTCCAGGTATGTCACCGAACAGAATTGGAGGCCCCATGGGATCACATGGTGGTCAGCTCCCTGGACCTTCATATGGTGGAAACATGTCCATGCGTCCGAACATGGGGCCGCCACCTATGGATGCCTCCAGGAAGCGCTTTCTAAATCACCACCAGCAGCAACATGAGGCGTTAGGAGGGCCAAGACGGGG GCCCAAAAGGCGTAAGATGGCAGACAAAGTTCTTCCTCAGAGG ATCCGAGACCTCGTGCCCGAGTCTCAGGCTTACATGGACCTGCTGGCCTTTGAGAGGAAACTGGATCAAACAATTGCCCGAAAGCGCATGGAGATACAGGAGGCCATCAAGAAGCCTATAATG CAAAAGCGCAAGCTGCGTATCTACATATCCAACACGTACACCCCCAGCAAGCCGGACGGTGAGGAGGCGGAGAAAGTGTCGTCCTGGGAACTGAGAGTGGAGGGAAAACTTCTAGAGGAA ccCGGCAAGCAGAAGCGGAAGTTCTCCTCTTTCTTTAAGAGCCTTGTGATCGAGCTTGATAAGGAACTGTACGGACCTGACAATCACTTAGTGGAG TGGCATAGAATGCCCACCACTCAGGAGACGGACGGCTTCCAGGTGAAAAGACCCGGAGATGTCAATGTCAAATGCACCTTGCTGCTCATGCTGGACCACCAG cCGCCCCAATACAAACTGGATCCTCGCCTGGCTCGTCTACTCGGGGTGCACACCCAGACCCGGGCCAGCATCATGCAAGCTCTCTGGCTCTACATCAAGAACAACAAGCTGCAGGACAGTCATGAGAAGGAGTACATCAATTGTAACCGCTACTTTAGACAG ATCTTTGGCTGCCATCGCCTGAGGTTTTCTGAGATTCCCATGAAACTGGCCGGCCTGCTTCAACACCCTGACCCCATCATCATCAATCACATGATTAG CGTGGACCCCACCGACCAGAAGAAGACTGCATGCTATGACATCGATGTGGAGGTGGACGACCCGCTGAAGGCGCAAATGAACAGTTTCCTGTCATCCACAACCAACCAGCAGGAAATCGCTGCTCTGGAGGTGAAGGTGAGAGACGCACACCTCCAGGATTTGGGCTCGCACGacgcagggaggaggaggaggatgatgtcTGATGGAGTGTGTGTCCCGCAGATCCATGAGACTATTGAGTACATTAACCAGTTGAAAACCGAGAGAGACTTCATGTTGAGCTTCAGCAACAACCCGCAGGAGTTTATCCAGGACTGGCTGAAGTCTCAGTGCAGAGATCTGAAG CTGATGACTGACGTCACAGGAAacccagaggaggagagaagaaccGAGTTCTACCAGGCGCCCTGGCTTCCAGAGGCTGTGGGCAGATATGTTTACTCCAAA gtgcAGCAGAGGAGACAAGAGCTGGAGCAGGTTCTGGGGATCCGACTGACCTGA
- the LOC128759114 gene encoding ataxin-7-like protein 3, whose amino-acid sequence MKMEEVSVSSLDNSKLESLAQDILSDLVEDACLGLCFEVHRAVKQGYFFLDDTDQESMRDFEIVDQPGLDVFGQVFNQWKNKECVCPNCSRSIAASRFAPHLEKCLGMGRNSSRIANRRIVTGNNTNNKSESDQEDNDDVNDNDWSYGAEKKAKKRKSEKNPNSPRRSKSFKHKSSMMGPRRRLDNQESPRMLMKDEAFPQ is encoded by the exons ATGAAAATGGAGGAGGTTTCGGTGTCCAGCCTGGACAACAGCAAGCTGGAG AGCCTTGCACAGGACATCCTGTCTGACCTGGTGGAGGATGCCTGCCTCGGTCTTTGCTTTGAGGTCCACCGGGCTGTCAAGCAGGGCTATTTTTTCCTGGACGACACGGACCAAGAAAGCATGAGGGACTTTG aaattgtGGACCAGCCTGGTTTGGACGTGTTTGGTCAGGTGTTCAACCAGTGGAAGAACAAGGAGTGCGTTTGTCCGAACTGCAGCAGAAGCATCGCAGCCTCTCGCTTTGCTCCTCACCTGGAGAAATGCCTCGGGATGGGCCGCAACAGCAGCCGCATTGCGAATCGAAG AATTGTCACTGgcaacaacaccaacaacaagTCAGAGAGCGACCAGGAGGATAATGACGATGTCAATGATAACGACTGGTCCTATGGAGCTGAAAAGAAAG CCAAGAAAAGGAAATCTGAAAAG AACCCCAACTCACCGCGGAGATCGAAATCATTCAAACATAAGAGCA GCATGATGGGCCCCAGACGTCGACTTGACAACCAGGAGAGTCCGCGCATGCTGATGAAAGATGAGGCATTCCCTCAATaa